Proteins found in one Deinococcus radiopugnans ATCC 19172 genomic segment:
- a CDS encoding DUF7669 domain-containing protein, with protein MTCRDEILAVARKLCRERTEGTFTTQEIVAAMRERGTRHLDTTIRRHVATEMCSNAVGPGAGKYQDLERVGRGLFRLL; from the coding sequence ATGACTTGCCGTGACGAAATTCTCGCTGTCGCCCGCAAGTTGTGTCGTGAGCGCACGGAAGGAACCTTTACGACCCAGGAGATCGTCGCTGCCATGCGCGAACGCGGCACCCGCCACCTGGACACCACCATCCGCCGCCACGTCGCCACCGAGATGTGCAGCAACGCCGTCGGCCCAGGGGCGGGGAAATACCAGGACCTGGAACGCGTGGGGCGCGGTCTGTTTCGGCTGCTCTGA
- a CDS encoding ATP-binding protein → MQGTLYHLGWKNVQIEHESWRMARALGESVADMLADCINVAMVDLKGRGKTQTEGLLARDAIDAGHSALVVSWAEWVDEVQSDYTRRARTQAEHVATLAGPDLLVLDDVGAGGSKEGEIERKLFTRVIGARYNARKPTVITANLSKKELEAAMGDRAFDRIQHACEWVVFDGPQYRAEVESARVQGTLARIRQAAGRR, encoded by the coding sequence GTGCAGGGCACCCTGTACCACCTGGGCTGGAAGAACGTCCAGATCGAGCACGAGAGCTGGCGCATGGCCCGCGCCCTGGGGGAGAGCGTCGCGGATATGCTGGCCGACTGCATCAACGTGGCGATGGTGGACCTCAAGGGCCGCGGTAAGACCCAGACCGAGGGGCTGCTGGCCAGGGACGCCATCGACGCCGGGCATTCCGCGCTGGTGGTGAGCTGGGCCGAGTGGGTGGACGAGGTCCAAAGCGATTACACCCGCCGCGCCCGCACCCAGGCCGAGCACGTCGCCACGCTGGCCGGGCCGGACCTGCTGGTGCTGGACGACGTGGGCGCAGGCGGCAGCAAGGAGGGCGAGATCGAGCGCAAGCTGTTCACCCGCGTGATCGGCGCGCGCTACAACGCCCGCAAGCCCACGGTGATCACCGCCAACCTCAGCAAGAAAGAGCTGGAGGCCGCGATGGGGGACCGCGCCTTTGACCGCATCCAGCACGCCTGTGAGTGGGTGGTGTTCGACGGGCCGCAGTACCGCGCCGAGGTGGAGAGTGCGCGGGTGCAGGGCACGCTGGCGCGCATCCGGCAAGCGGCGGGGCGGCGGTGA